In one Pseudomonas fitomaticsae genomic region, the following are encoded:
- a CDS encoding AAA family ATPase → MAAHSDATGYLLAHRDSVNEAWFHAVCEAAINSLGGNLSPDELERLWRLFCGLENFAPVATTPPALKTNARNAIQPFHLETLSDFSGFKKLSGTLRLDLSKRITLIFGRNGAGKSSLCQALKILANPEKPKEPLNNVRSSSRNIPSFSYKLRGGSVENWTELDGFGGQSQALKYFDSAVAHKHINSSISPEAVVELSAFRLECFDYAREYLKQFQAYGVSKIFECRQDTDKKISEIKLSVHAVIDTNTGVFKDWSAINCQPMLSWIGTVSFGEERRLQKTEKQARLEQLRGATSAEGQQALSLKKSLLGQIKQSLSNFVQQCIGFSYPAYSQIVFSIQQKHAASVELAGVVFSKELDVTVQQRFLSAAAALQPFVPAETCPLCRQKLEGQAKALFQAFHNHLTSTMQAELSVLNVQQKDEQSKKEMIENFAEINYSQYSSVLDIDFLRAISDLIKLVKASLQAPVIDQAALGNYSRYVELNSFVETINAEHNKVASALTLASNGLQALNEEISKLTTEIGALSIGEAAYSVRPQIEAICQNAIHFASAANIVESYNFTSRLSALTARKKDAHTALVLSSFVPYLDAEYRKLCGASLEQIGVRLANQGADAIVLPKIGDELVHRVLSEGELKIHALALFMCEATVAPHQVLVLDDPVTSFDYNYISNFCERLRDYAKDNTQSQLIVLTHNWDFFANLQATLNGSGLSGSFSVQVLEDCSTVSEYVEKWEELCLQIDGYIDPQVEISPDEKSKLSALLRRLVERLTNAYVFNEQRHQYKIRALQVSNFKEFVKLVPLLPAEADRLKDLYANLSPLEHDDIRNYYSTKSIYQFGSWYGEIKAIKNAVEARRT, encoded by the coding sequence ATGGCCGCGCATAGTGATGCAACAGGTTACCTTTTAGCTCACAGGGATTCAGTCAACGAAGCGTGGTTTCACGCGGTGTGCGAAGCGGCAATAAACTCACTTGGAGGAAACCTCTCTCCAGACGAGCTTGAGCGTCTCTGGAGGCTTTTTTGCGGACTAGAAAACTTTGCACCAGTGGCAACTACTCCCCCTGCGCTAAAGACAAATGCACGTAATGCGATCCAACCGTTTCATCTGGAGACTCTGTCGGATTTCTCCGGATTCAAGAAGTTGAGTGGCACGCTGAGGCTGGATTTATCGAAACGTATTACACTGATTTTTGGTCGAAATGGGGCAGGGAAATCGAGCTTATGTCAGGCTCTTAAAATTTTGGCAAATCCAGAGAAGCCGAAAGAACCTCTGAATAATGTTCGCTCTTCTAGCAGAAATATTCCTTCCTTTAGTTATAAACTACGGGGTGGCTCAGTAGAAAATTGGACTGAGTTGGACGGGTTTGGTGGGCAGTCTCAGGCGCTAAAATATTTTGATTCGGCTGTCGCTCATAAACATATAAATAGTTCAATTTCACCAGAGGCAGTAGTGGAGTTGAGTGCATTTCGATTAGAGTGTTTCGACTATGCTCGGGAGTATTTGAAACAGTTTCAGGCTTACGGTGTGTCTAAGATTTTTGAATGCCGGCAAGATACCGATAAGAAAATTTCTGAAATTAAGCTGAGCGTTCATGCAGTTATAGATACAAATACTGGAGTTTTTAAGGATTGGAGTGCAATTAATTGCCAGCCTATGCTTTCTTGGATTGGAACGGTGAGCTTTGGTGAGGAGAGGCGCCTTCAAAAGACAGAAAAGCAGGCAAGGTTGGAACAACTTAGGGGGGCGACGAGCGCAGAGGGGCAGCAAGCCCTCAGTCTGAAAAAAAGTTTGCTAGGCCAAATAAAGCAATCGCTATCAAATTTTGTGCAGCAATGTATAGGTTTTTCATATCCTGCCTATAGCCAGATAGTTTTTTCAATCCAGCAAAAACATGCTGCAAGCGTTGAACTGGCAGGTGTAGTATTCTCCAAAGAATTGGATGTGACGGTTCAGCAGAGGTTTCTATCTGCAGCTGCTGCATTACAGCCATTTGTTCCCGCTGAGACCTGTCCATTATGTCGCCAAAAACTAGAGGGTCAAGCTAAGGCGCTCTTCCAAGCCTTCCATAATCACTTGACTTCAACTATGCAAGCGGAGCTTTCCGTACTAAATGTTCAGCAGAAAGATGAGCAATCCAAGAAAGAAATGATCGAGAACTTCGCAGAGATAAATTATTCACAGTATTCGAGTGTTTTGGATATTGATTTCCTGCGTGCTATTTCAGATCTGATTAAATTAGTCAAGGCTTCATTGCAAGCGCCTGTAATTGATCAGGCTGCGCTCGGTAATTATTCTCGGTATGTCGAGCTGAACTCTTTCGTTGAGACTATAAATGCAGAACACAACAAGGTCGCCTCAGCTTTGACGTTGGCGTCGAATGGATTGCAAGCTCTGAACGAGGAAATTTCAAAGCTCACAACGGAAATTGGTGCGCTCAGCATAGGCGAAGCCGCATATTCCGTGCGTCCTCAAATCGAGGCGATATGCCAAAACGCAATCCACTTTGCAAGCGCCGCCAATATTGTGGAGTCTTATAACTTCACTTCGCGCCTGTCAGCGCTGACCGCACGAAAGAAGGATGCGCATACAGCGCTGGTGCTAAGTTCGTTTGTACCGTATTTGGACGCGGAGTATCGGAAACTTTGTGGAGCCTCACTTGAGCAAATCGGTGTGCGTCTTGCTAACCAAGGGGCTGATGCGATAGTCCTCCCGAAGATTGGTGATGAGCTGGTGCATCGCGTGCTGAGTGAAGGTGAACTGAAGATTCATGCGCTTGCCCTGTTCATGTGTGAGGCAACGGTCGCACCGCATCAGGTTCTGGTTCTAGATGATCCAGTGACCAGCTTTGACTACAACTATATTTCTAATTTTTGTGAGCGTCTGCGTGACTACGCTAAAGATAATACACAATCACAACTCATCGTACTGACACACAATTGGGATTTCTTTGCGAACCTCCAGGCTACTTTAAATGGCTCGGGCCTGAGTGGATCCTTCTCAGTACAAGTGCTGGAAGACTGTTCGACGGTGTCCGAATACGTAGAGAAGTGGGAGGAGTTGTGTTTGCAGATTGATGGCTACATTGACCCGCAGGTAGAGATCAGCCCTGATGAAAAATCCAAGCTTTCTGCTCTGCTAAGGCGTTTGGTGGAGAGACTTACGAATGCATATGTGTTCAATGAACAACGCCACCAGTACAAAATCAGAGCGTTGCAGGTCTCCAACTTTAAGGAGTTTGTGAAACTGGTGCCATTGCTTCCGGCAGAGGCGGACAGACTTAAAGATTTGTATGCCAACCTCAGCCCGCTTGAACATGATGATATACGAAACTATTATTCCACTAAGTCTATATATCAATTTGGCAGTTGGTATGGTGAGATTAAGGCAATAAAAAATGCAGTTGAGGCGCGTCGTACTTAG
- a CDS encoding LysR family transcriptional regulator has protein sequence MDLFDSRQADEVATLLALAEHGSFAAAGRALQRHPSVLSKRLSALESRLGVRLIERTTRQLRFTDEGQRLVARFGHAVSLIAEAEQDAREGAAEVRGRLRIALPAAMGRLWLGDIVSAFALAHPSVALEVEYAERFVDIVAEGFDAAIRIGELADNRLVAKKLCDHRRILCAAPSYLQQHGEPKTPADLADHHCLGFTGLHSYPEWRLTRGDDKQTVKARSRLVSNDNEAQLCAARMGVGILAGGDWLMTKDLREGRLVRVLPEWQLDADTGVYLVRPSARFNTATTTALKDWIEGAFAEGAPWVTLPR, from the coding sequence ATGGATCTGTTCGATAGCCGTCAGGCCGATGAAGTCGCCACCCTGCTGGCCCTGGCCGAGCACGGCTCGTTTGCGGCGGCGGGTCGGGCGTTGCAGCGCCATCCCTCGGTGCTGTCGAAACGGCTCAGCGCGCTGGAGTCGCGGCTGGGGGTGCGGCTGATCGAGCGCACCACCCGGCAATTGCGTTTCACCGATGAGGGGCAGCGGCTGGTGGCGCGGTTCGGGCATGCGGTCAGCCTGATCGCCGAAGCGGAGCAGGATGCGCGCGAGGGTGCCGCCGAAGTTCGCGGGCGTTTGCGCATCGCCCTGCCGGCCGCCATGGGGCGGCTGTGGCTGGGGGATATCGTTTCGGCGTTTGCCTTGGCCCATCCGAGCGTGGCGCTGGAGGTTGAATATGCCGAGCGCTTCGTCGATATCGTCGCCGAGGGTTTCGACGCGGCGATCCGCATTGGCGAGCTGGCGGACAATCGGCTGGTGGCGAAGAAACTCTGCGATCACCGCCGAATCCTGTGTGCCGCGCCCTCCTATCTTCAACAGCACGGCGAGCCGAAAACGCCGGCGGATCTTGCCGATCATCATTGCCTGGGGTTTACCGGGTTGCATTCGTATCCCGAATGGCGACTGACTCGCGGTGATGACAAACAAACCGTCAAAGCCCGCAGCCGTCTCGTCAGCAACGACAACGAAGCGCAGCTGTGTGCCGCGCGTATGGGCGTGGGGATTCTGGCCGGCGGCGACTGGTTGATGACCAAAGACTTGCGCGAGGGACGTCTGGTGCGGGTGCTTCCCGAGTGGCAACTGGATGCCGACACGGGGGTTTATCTGGTGCGGCCGTCGGCGCGGTTCAACACGGCGACGACTACGGCGCTCAAGGACTGGATCGAGGGCGCTTTTGCCGAAGGCGCGCCTTGGGTGACGCTGCCCCGCTGA
- a CDS encoding FRG domain-containing protein, whose amino-acid sequence MAETAKAVKAHGSYEARDLISYLSIIYSLSDEPTGPRCYRGQSVSSWKVKPSVMRELKSDAERQILSELLVEAPNEFGSDKSMFDKLVRAQHYSLPTRLLDVTLNPLVGLYFACEEERFQSEDGVVQVFDFQKGREKFSDSDTVSIICNLSRLSDVEKKKIINRYDIVGPRVADWSELNKKMFRLMPEVKRLMQFVRVEKPYFLDKINPLDLFRYYFVYPSKNNRRVIAQSGAFIAAGLLQYHSLEQSAGLKHKKIIIPYQCKKKIVTQLDALNINSRTMFPEVEFTSKYIKKKWVIGSD is encoded by the coding sequence ATGGCAGAGACTGCTAAAGCGGTTAAGGCTCATGGCTCCTACGAGGCGCGAGACCTGATTTCGTATCTTTCTATAATTTACTCACTTTCCGATGAGCCTACTGGTCCACGCTGTTATCGTGGCCAGTCTGTTAGTTCCTGGAAAGTCAAGCCTTCTGTGATGAGGGAGCTGAAGTCTGATGCGGAACGTCAGATACTTAGCGAACTTTTAGTAGAGGCACCGAATGAGTTTGGTTCAGATAAAAGCATGTTTGATAAGTTGGTCCGCGCACAACATTATAGCCTGCCTACACGACTTCTTGATGTTACTTTAAATCCACTTGTAGGGTTGTACTTTGCGTGCGAAGAAGAGAGATTTCAGTCTGAAGATGGTGTGGTTCAAGTATTTGACTTTCAGAAAGGTAGGGAAAAGTTTTCAGATAGTGATACGGTTAGTATTATATGTAATTTATCTAGGCTTTCTGATGTCGAAAAAAAGAAAATAATTAATAGATACGATATAGTTGGTCCAAGAGTGGCGGATTGGAGCGAGTTGAATAAGAAAATGTTTAGGCTGATGCCAGAGGTGAAGAGGTTGATGCAATTTGTGCGGGTTGAGAAACCCTATTTTCTAGATAAGATCAATCCATTGGATTTATTCAGATATTACTTTGTTTATCCTTCAAAAAACAATAGGCGAGTAATAGCTCAATCGGGTGCATTTATAGCTGCTGGGCTTTTGCAATATCATTCGCTCGAACAGTCGGCTGGGCTGAAGCACAAAAAAATTATAATTCCATATCAATGTAAAAAGAAAATAGTAACTCAGCTTGATGCTTTGAATATCAACTCAAGAACTATGTTTCCTGAGGTTGAATTCACTTCGAAATACATAAAGAAGAAGTGGGTCATTGGTTCGGATTGA
- a CDS encoding DUF6124 family protein codes for MIKPTPNPPETDPTSPYESPNSKKLHDAAERALDHNLFPAAGIMSSLNEPERMYLANPKFNTECLLANASENLGAASEMLSNFAATLDPSHRKTAIGIAQIVMIADLAVNQALDHVELS; via the coding sequence ATGATCAAACCAACACCCAACCCACCCGAAACCGACCCCACCTCCCCCTACGAATCCCCAAACTCGAAAAAACTCCACGACGCCGCCGAGCGCGCGCTGGATCACAACCTCTTCCCCGCCGCCGGGATCATGTCGTCCTTGAACGAGCCCGAGCGGATGTACCTGGCCAATCCGAAGTTCAACACCGAGTGTTTGCTGGCCAATGCCAGCGAAAACCTCGGGGCGGCCAGTGAGATGCTGAGTAATTTCGCGGCCACGCTCGATCCGTCGCATCGCAAGACGGCGATCGGTATTGCGCAGATTGTGATGATTGCCGATCTGGCGGTGAATCAGGCGCTGGATCACGTTGAGCTGAGTTAA
- a CDS encoding quinone oxidoreductase family protein produces MVTSAVIHQTGEPQVIQLEQSTAQTPGPGEVWLEQFAIGVNPLDLSQRSGAAPLALPSGLGLEGAGRVVAVGADVTNVAVGDRFAYATGPIGAYASARLYPANRLVKIPDSLSFEDAAAVLFKGITAQYLLKSTYPVGPGSTVLIYGAAGALGQIMVPWAKHLGALVIGVVSGAESVERARLAGCDEVLVFDAATLVDAVIDITQGKKVDVVYDPIGRVSFEASLNCLRPRGLLVSFGMASGAPAPVEISTLNAKGSLFLTRPSLAAHTATPEEYQQRAKDVLQAIDAGIIQPNVGRRYPLADAARAHADLHRGGLPGAVVLVP; encoded by the coding sequence ATGGTCACCAGCGCCGTCATCCATCAAACCGGTGAGCCTCAAGTCATTCAGCTTGAGCAATCCACCGCTCAAACACCCGGCCCCGGCGAGGTCTGGCTTGAGCAGTTCGCCATTGGCGTCAACCCGCTCGATTTGAGCCAACGTTCCGGTGCCGCGCCGTTGGCGTTGCCTTCCGGGTTGGGGCTTGAGGGCGCCGGGCGGGTTGTGGCGGTAGGGGCCGATGTGACGAACGTGGCGGTCGGCGACCGGTTTGCTTACGCCACCGGCCCTATCGGCGCGTATGCCAGCGCCCGCCTCTATCCGGCCAATCGGCTGGTGAAGATTCCCGATAGCCTGAGTTTCGAGGACGCGGCGGCGGTGCTGTTCAAGGGCATCACCGCGCAGTATTTGCTCAAGTCCACTTACCCGGTCGGGCCGGGGTCGACGGTGCTGATCTACGGCGCGGCCGGTGCGCTGGGGCAGATCATGGTGCCGTGGGCGAAGCATTTGGGGGCGTTGGTGATTGGTGTGGTGTCCGGCGCCGAGAGTGTCGAGCGGGCCCGGTTGGCGGGTTGTGATGAGGTGTTGGTGTTCGATGCGGCGACGCTGGTCGACGCGGTGATCGACATCACGCAGGGCAAGAAAGTGGATGTGGTGTACGACCCGATTGGCCGGGTGTCTTTCGAGGCGTCGTTGAATTGCCTGCGCCCGCGCGGGTTGCTGGTGTCGTTCGGCATGGCGTCGGGGGCGCCGGCGCCGGTCGAGATCAGCACCTTGAATGCCAAGGGTTCGCTGTTCCTGACCCGACCGTCCCTCGCCGCCCACACCGCCACGCCGGAGGAATACCAGCAGCGCGCAAAGGACGTGTTGCAAGCGATTGACGCCGGTATCATCCAGCCCAATGTCGGGCGTCGTTATCCGCTGGCCGACGCCGCCCGGGCCCATGCCGATCTGCACCGGGGCGGTTTGCCGGGGGCGGTTGTGCTGGTGCCTTGA
- a CDS encoding OmpP1/FadL family transporter yields MTVSRYACRLSVSVLALGLLSSNAQAGGILIYEAGQEGNGLANAGAAALATDPSVLMSNPAGLTELKGTQISANGQLILGHMRFSRDSNNQFDGNEGGNALQYLPGASLFVSHQIDDRSAIGFGMYGNFGLALDYDDDWAGRYFNQEAAVIGVSFQPTLAHKFTDDLSIGIGPRIMYAYYRNETAINNNLLGLRDSPDGQLEYKDTDVGAGINLGLLYRLSERTQIGLAYTSKIDLEFKDSPSVRKVDNPIINAALRRLDVDSLELDMSVPQTVLLSVAHDLSPQWKLLGSLGWQDWSQFGEIGVEVDANAADVTRTADRKYKDTWHASMGAQYQMTPRLRWSMGLGYDSSAVDDKDRTVDNPMGEAWRLATGVNYKIDEGLDVHAAYTLVWLGDMDVEQTKSRSGETLSGTYRNAALHIIGGGATWRF; encoded by the coding sequence ATGACCGTAAGCCGATACGCTTGCCGACTCAGTGTTTCTGTCCTGGCCCTTGGCTTGCTGAGCAGCAATGCTCAGGCCGGCGGCATTCTTATCTATGAAGCAGGCCAGGAAGGTAATGGCCTGGCCAATGCCGGGGCCGCCGCTCTGGCGACCGATCCCAGTGTATTGATGAGCAACCCCGCCGGACTCACCGAACTCAAAGGCACGCAAATCAGCGCCAACGGGCAGTTGATTCTGGGTCACATGCGCTTCTCCCGCGACAGCAATAATCAGTTTGATGGCAACGAAGGCGGCAATGCCTTGCAGTACTTGCCGGGTGCCAGTTTGTTCGTCAGTCACCAGATCGATGATCGCTCGGCCATCGGTTTCGGCATGTATGGCAACTTTGGCCTGGCCCTGGATTACGACGACGATTGGGCAGGTCGATATTTCAATCAGGAGGCCGCCGTCATTGGCGTGTCCTTTCAGCCGACCCTGGCGCACAAGTTCACTGATGACCTGTCCATCGGCATCGGCCCGCGCATCATGTACGCCTATTACCGGAATGAAACAGCGATCAACAACAACCTGCTCGGGCTGCGCGACAGTCCCGACGGCCAGCTCGAATACAAGGACACCGACGTCGGCGCCGGCATCAATCTCGGCCTGCTTTATCGCCTGAGCGAACGCACGCAGATCGGCCTGGCCTACACGAGCAAGATCGACCTGGAGTTCAAGGACAGCCCGAGCGTGCGCAAGGTCGATAACCCGATCATCAATGCCGCGTTACGGCGCCTGGACGTCGACTCACTGGAGCTGGACATGTCGGTGCCGCAAACCGTTCTGCTCAGCGTCGCCCACGACCTGAGTCCGCAATGGAAACTGCTGGGCAGCCTCGGTTGGCAGGACTGGAGCCAGTTCGGCGAAATCGGCGTGGAGGTCGACGCCAATGCGGCCGACGTCACCCGCACCGCCGACCGCAAATACAAGGACACCTGGCACGCTTCAATGGGGGCGCAATATCAGATGACGCCACGCCTGCGCTGGAGCATGGGGCTGGGGTATGACAGCTCGGCGGTGGATGACAAGGATCGCACTGTCGACAACCCCATGGGCGAGGCCTGGCGTCTGGCGACTGGCGTGAATTACAAGATCGATGAAGGGCTGGATGTCCATGCGGCCTACACCCTTGTCTGGCTCGGCGATATGGACGTCGAGCAGACCAAGTCCCGCTCCGGGGAAACCCTGTCTGGCACCTACCGAAACGCTGCGCTGCACATCATCGGTGGCGGCGCGACGTGGCGTTTTTGA
- the aspT gene encoding aspartate-alanine antiporter gives MLEFFLNALRADPEIAVFLAIASGVFIGRLHIGSFHLGSVAGALLMGLLIGQIGLEVPAGLKSIFFVLFIYAVGFKSGPEFFGSLNRGTLKLVVLSVVLCATALGSILLMNAIYGFDAGFTAGLGAGALTDTAIMGTATSALNQLPIDSAAKATLNSHMAIAYAITYLFGTIGLIVFVGSIAPRLLGVDLKASARELELELGIEKDEDAITVSYTRIVVRAHQVAAVGQASGQSIAELEKLHDALSIERVVRGGRVIERDESFVLMEGDIVGVYALREAVGTLSHWIGPEIDHPQSLSFPTREADIVLTSKEFAGKTLHEARAQLKNTQRLGCFLNTITRQGYELPLLPNTVLRRGDVIRVTGRTASVEALAQRLGRIRKQGYKSDIAMHTLGMVLGALLGLLSTHIGMIPVELGIGGGVLVVALAIGWYNSRHPEIGALPPAAQWAFSEFGLTAFGAVIGLLAGPAAFEAMKEQGLSLLISGAVVTILPPLVALYFGRYILRLHPMVLFGGLAGAQTEAASMNKIIEQSGSNTPVIGFTVCYAVSNVLLAVCGPIIIFVVAG, from the coding sequence ATGCTCGAATTTTTCCTGAACGCCCTGCGCGCCGATCCCGAAATCGCCGTGTTCCTGGCCATTGCTTCCGGTGTGTTCATCGGTCGCCTGCACATCGGCAGCTTCCACCTCGGCTCTGTGGCAGGAGCCTTGTTGATGGGCTTGCTGATCGGGCAGATCGGCCTGGAAGTGCCGGCAGGATTGAAGTCGATCTTCTTCGTGCTGTTCATTTACGCCGTCGGGTTCAAGAGCGGGCCGGAATTTTTCGGCAGCCTCAACCGAGGCACGCTGAAACTGGTGGTGCTGTCCGTGGTGCTGTGTGCCACGGCATTGGGTTCGATCCTGTTGATGAACGCGATCTACGGCTTCGACGCCGGCTTCACCGCCGGACTCGGCGCCGGCGCGCTGACCGACACCGCGATCATGGGCACCGCCACCAGCGCGCTCAACCAACTGCCGATCGACAGCGCCGCCAAAGCCACGCTCAACAGCCACATGGCCATTGCGTATGCGATCACCTACCTGTTCGGCACCATCGGCCTGATTGTCTTCGTCGGCAGCATTGCGCCACGATTGCTCGGGGTCGACCTCAAGGCCTCGGCGCGGGAGCTGGAACTGGAGCTGGGGATCGAGAAAGACGAGGACGCGATCACCGTTTCCTATACCCGCATTGTCGTGCGCGCCCATCAGGTGGCAGCCGTCGGCCAGGCCAGCGGACAGTCCATCGCCGAGCTTGAAAAACTGCACGACGCGCTCAGCATCGAGCGCGTGGTGAGGGGCGGGAGGGTTATCGAGCGCGATGAGAGCTTCGTGCTCATGGAAGGCGATATCGTCGGCGTGTATGCGTTGCGTGAGGCGGTCGGCACGCTCAGCCACTGGATTGGCCCGGAAATCGATCATCCGCAGTCGTTGTCGTTTCCAACCCGCGAGGCAGACATTGTCCTGACCTCGAAAGAATTCGCCGGCAAGACCCTGCACGAAGCCCGTGCTCAACTGAAAAACACCCAGAGGCTGGGCTGTTTTCTCAACACCATCACACGGCAAGGCTATGAGTTGCCGCTGCTGCCCAATACCGTCCTGCGTCGAGGCGACGTGATCCGCGTGACAGGGCGCACCGCCAGCGTCGAAGCGTTGGCGCAGCGCCTGGGGCGGATTCGCAAGCAGGGCTATAAAAGCGACATTGCGATGCACACCCTGGGCATGGTTCTGGGCGCATTGTTGGGGCTGCTGTCCACGCACATCGGCATGATTCCGGTGGAGTTGGGCATCGGCGGCGGGGTGCTGGTGGTGGCGTTGGCCATCGGTTGGTACAACTCGCGCCATCCGGAAATCGGCGCGCTGCCACCGGCTGCGCAATGGGCATTTTCCGAATTCGGCCTGACGGCCTTCGGCGCGGTTATCGGTTTGCTGGCGGGGCCCGCCGCGTTTGAGGCGATGAAGGAGCAAGGGCTGTCGCTGCTGATCTCCGGCGCCGTGGTAACGATTCTGCCGCCATTGGTGGCGTTGTATTTCGGCCGCTACATACTGCGCCTGCACCCGATGGTGCTGTTCGGCGGACTGGCCGGGGCGCAGACCGAAGCCGCGTCGATGAACAAGATCATCGAGCAGTCCGGCAGCAACACGCCGGTGATCGGCTTCACGGTTTGTTATGCGGTTTCCAACGTGCTGTTGGCTGTTTGCGGCCCCATCATCATTTTTGTGGTGGCGGGTTAG
- a CDS encoding DUF7079 family protein, which produces MGHLLTEPQLTDIRAALSWPFNDLPVEYDYVAAKVRGIDPDVLYEILYSEVAPVCFTTLVAAVPPVWTGFDPDSLRVMIEERLAARENNWFRRQFDKALVRWLRYNYGYIWKEISSRL; this is translated from the coding sequence TTGGGACATCTTCTGACTGAGCCGCAGCTGACCGACATCAGAGCTGCACTCTCCTGGCCTTTCAACGATTTGCCGGTCGAATACGACTATGTAGCTGCGAAGGTCAGAGGCATCGATCCTGACGTGCTCTACGAAATCCTTTATTCAGAGGTCGCGCCGGTGTGCTTCACCACCCTTGTGGCCGCTGTGCCTCCGGTATGGACTGGCTTTGATCCGGACTCGCTAAGGGTAATGATCGAGGAAAGGTTGGCAGCGAGGGAGAACAACTGGTTTCGCAGGCAGTTTGATAAGGCGTTGGTTCGCTGGCTGCGATACAACTACGGCTACATCTGGAAGGAAATTTCTTCCAGGCTTTGA
- a CDS encoding mechanosensitive ion channel family protein has translation MRSRLFAVLLVICGLCWSALSLAVDEPRAADDAVELKLANRSIMVFRATLLGEAPASRAKRARTVISEALDESDAPTVAVEPLQEDYLVLLGNRRAFIVAPKDVDELEYSSVQQAAQGVADKLRLVVAETREARSLHLMLRSAGLAAVATGIYLALLWSLAWLRRRLLQRLPDLMHRHTRALKVGQVQVIDANYLYPLVIRLFWLLRWLVILLLTYEWLGFVLSRFPYTRPWGESLNNYLIEVASYLLQAIVGAIPGLGVALAIFFIARGASAFSRRVLRRMATPGTFSWLNYETLQPTQRLTSLAIWLFALAMAYPYLPGADTDAFKGLSVLIGLMISLGATSVVGQAAAGLILTYTRTLRPGEFVRIGEYEGTVTELGMFTTSIRTGLGEVLTLPNSMITGTVTKNYSRTVQGAGYVVDTVVTIGYDTPWRQVEAMLLEAARRTPGVLQDPPAQVFQTALSDFYPEYRLVAQAIPSLPRPRAELLSMLHANIQDVFNEYGVQIMSPHYLGDPEQEKRVPKDNWFAAPAKEPKDT, from the coding sequence ATGCGAAGCAGGTTGTTCGCCGTCCTGTTGGTCATTTGCGGTCTGTGCTGGTCGGCACTGTCATTGGCCGTGGACGAACCCAGGGCGGCTGATGATGCCGTCGAGCTGAAACTCGCCAACCGCAGCATCATGGTGTTCCGCGCCACGTTGCTGGGCGAGGCACCGGCTTCGCGGGCGAAACGCGCCAGAACCGTCATCAGCGAAGCACTCGATGAGTCGGATGCGCCGACGGTGGCCGTTGAGCCCCTTCAGGAAGACTACCTGGTGCTGTTGGGCAACCGGCGCGCATTTATCGTCGCGCCCAAGGACGTCGACGAACTCGAATACAGCTCTGTGCAGCAGGCTGCGCAGGGGGTGGCGGACAAGCTGCGGCTGGTGGTGGCGGAAACCCGCGAAGCGCGCAGCTTGCACCTGATGTTGCGCTCCGCCGGTCTGGCAGCCGTCGCGACGGGCATTTACCTGGCGTTGCTGTGGAGCCTCGCCTGGTTGCGGCGCCGGTTGCTGCAGCGCTTGCCCGACCTGATGCATCGGCACACCCGCGCACTGAAAGTGGGGCAGGTGCAGGTCATTGATGCCAACTACCTTTATCCGTTGGTGATACGCCTGTTCTGGCTGCTGCGCTGGCTGGTCATTCTGTTGCTGACGTATGAATGGCTGGGCTTTGTCCTTTCACGGTTTCCTTACACCCGGCCGTGGGGTGAAAGCCTCAACAACTACCTGATCGAAGTTGCCAGCTATCTGCTACAAGCGATTGTCGGAGCGATCCCCGGTCTGGGTGTGGCCCTGGCGATCTTTTTCATTGCCCGTGGCGCCTCGGCCTTCAGTCGACGGGTGCTCCGGCGCATGGCGACGCCGGGCACCTTCAGTTGGCTTAACTACGAAACCCTGCAACCGACTCAGCGCCTGACCTCGCTGGCGATCTGGCTGTTTGCACTGGCGATGGCTTACCCGTATCTGCCAGGTGCGGACACCGACGCGTTCAAGGGTTTGTCGGTACTGATCGGCCTGATGATTTCGCTGGGAGCCACCAGCGTAGTGGGCCAGGCGGCTGCCGGGTTGATCCTGACGTACACCCGCACCTTGCGCCCCGGCGAATTCGTGCGCATCGGCGAATACGAAGGCACCGTGACCGAACTGGGCATGTTCACCACCAGCATCCGCACGGGGCTGGGTGAAGTGCTGACCCTGCCCAATTCGATGATCACCGGCACCGTCACCAAGAACTATTCGCGCACCGTGCAAGGGGCGGGTTATGTGGTCGATACAGTCGTGACCATCGGCTACGACACCCCGTGGCGCCAGGTGGAAGCGATGTTGCTGGAGGCGGCACGGCGCACCCCCGGTGTCCTGCAGGACCCGCCGGCGCAGGTGTTCCAGACCGCACTGTCCGATTTCTACCCCGAATATCGTCTGGTGGCACAGGCCATTCCCAGCCTGCCGCGACCGCGCGCGGAGCTGCTGAGCATGCTGCACGCGAACATTCAGGATGTGTTCAACGAATACGGCGTGCAGATCATGTCGCCACACTATCTGGGCGATCCCGAGCAAGAAAAACGAGTACCCAAAGACAACTGGTTCGCGGCACCGGCCAAAGAACCGAAAGATACTTGA